A region of Gracilinanus agilis isolate LMUSP501 chromosome 3, AgileGrace, whole genome shotgun sequence DNA encodes the following proteins:
- the LOC123239362 gene encoding ADP-ribosylation factor-like protein 6 codes for MGLLDKLSGLLGLKKKEVHVLCLGLDNSGKTTIINKLKPSNAQTQDIVPTIGFSIEKFKTSSLSFTVFDMSGQGRYRNLWEHYYKEGQAIIFVIDSSDRLRMVVAKELDILLNHPDIKNRRIPILFFANKMDLRDAVTSVKVSQLLSLENIKDKPWHICASDAIKGEGLQEGVDWLQDQIQAVKT; via the coding sequence ATGGGATTGCTGGACAAGCTGTCAGGCTTGCTTGGCCTAAAGAAGAAGGAAGTTCATGTTCTGTGCCTTGGGCTGGATAACAGTGGCAAAACTACCATCATTAACAAACTCAAACCTTCGAATGCTCAAACTCAAGACATAGTTCCAACAATAGGCTTCAGTATAGAGAAATTCAAGACATCCAGCTTGTCTTTCACAGTATTTGACATGTCAGGTCAAGGGAGATATAGAAACTTATGGGAACATTATTACAAAGAAGGCCAGgccattatttttgtcattgataGTAGTGACAGATTAAGAATGGTTGTAGCCAAAGAACTTGATATTCTCCTGAATCATCCAGATATTAAGAACCGCCGAATACCAATTTTATTCTTTGCTAACAAAATGGATCTTAGAGATGCAGTAACATCTGTAAAAGTGTCTCAGTTGCTATCTTTAGAGAACATCAAAGATAAACCATGGCATATTTGTGCTAGTGATGCCATTAAGGGAGAAGGGTTACAAGAAGGTGTAGACTGGCTGCAAGATCAGATCCAAGCAGTGAAGACATGA